In Salarias fasciatus unplaced genomic scaffold, fSalaFa1.1, whole genome shotgun sequence, the genomic window GCCCTGATGCTGAGGTTCTACTTCGAGGTGAATGAGCTGCAGTGAATTTCAGGTTTCTAGTTCATCTCAAAGAGACTGGGGTCAGGACGGTGTGTGGCTGATCTCCTCTTCCTGCAGGAGTGGGACTACGCCTACGTCCACAGCTTCTACCATCTGTCTCTGGCTGTGTCCTTCGTCTTGCTGCTGCCGAAGAAAAGCCGCTACGCGGGGACGGGACGGAGCGCGGCCAAACTCAGCTGCTTTACCCTCTGCTGCTGCGTACGTCATTGACTGAGTCTTTATTTCAGTTGTCATCACAGAAACCATACAGCTCCAGCACTGAGCCACTTCGCTCATGTGATTAGCTAACAACACTGACACCAGTAGCAGTAGCTAACATGAGTGTTCAtcaggtaagctaggtggctagcttaaaggagctaaaggagctGCAACTGATTGACTGGACTGCTAAGATTATGTGGGACATGTATAAAGGTGAACTGAATCTTtgtcctcttgatattttggcagaacGTAATTTACAATCTGTCTTAGTTTCGTTattttcattaatattaaagaatctccgAAACCTGAAAACGGTGCAATATCAGGCTtaagaggaaaatgaaaagttaaaacaaaagtGTGTCCTAACAGAGTTATATACATAGAATATGGCTTCACTGAAGTAATGGACTTAATTAGAGGCAAATGCATCTTTTGTGGTGACAAACTGatgaatgaaagtttgaaaagtgAATGTCAACCAGCACCCGACCACCAAACCCCCGAAAACTTTCTCCTCAGAGAAAAATAACTCTTCGTTAGGAATATAGAAAGGAAACTGCATTTCACAAATAGTGTGTCATGAggttccttcatttttttttttttttttaattttagttgCACAGGGTGTGTTAGGGGGTTATCTAAGTTTACAATGGTAAAAATTTCGGTGCCTTAAGAAAAAGGCTGGAAATCTCTGACCTGAAGTGTCCTCTGTGGAGAAGTAATGCTTCTTAAAACCTTTATTCATCAGTACTTTTAAATCCAAGACTGCGTACTCAcatttaaaggagcacagcttCAGTGAGCTCGGACTCCTCTAATCCTGCTCGCTCGTTCCTTCCCTGCAGGGAAtttctcctgcctcctctcgAGAGAAGACAGACAAGCCCAAGAAGAAGTCGTCTCGGACCGTGTGGACGATCCCCACCGAGAAGCCATGGtcgagaagctgcagcagccccaCCCTGCCGCTGTACacccccccgccctccaccccGGTCAAAGGGACCAGCATCAGCAAGCTCAAAGAGATGAACGGCTGGAAGTGAAGCCAGACACTGAACTTTCGGCTTCCTCCTGAAGGACAGACGTAAACACAAGTCAGCTCGGAGCAGGGAAATGGGAGAGTTACCAAATGACTGTCAGCTCAACACCGATACTCTTATGTGGCTGTTAAGTTAATCTAGTTCAGCAGGAAAGAAACAACCGCGTGGAAGTTTCTCTCTACTCTTAAAAATCCTTTTTGGCTGGTAGAATATTTAAGGTCAACACGAGGATGGATGTGAGGATTAAAGTGCTGCAAGGCAGCgggtaaagaaacaaacagactgATGAGCGTGGAGACGTTTGGGGTGAGAGGCAGATCGTCGTGAGATAACCGCCAGGCCTGCGGTGCCCTCGAAGACCTGACGCACGCACAGCTGGTCCAAAGCTGAGGACAAGCTGCTCGCTACcaaagaacacacacagcatgatGAGGGAGACGGCGGCTGGGACCGGCCAGTAAAACTGACTGGGAAATTTATGGCAAGAACAAACATTCAGATGGTTCATCTCTTCCAAATGTATAAATTGTCTTTAGAAATGTTCCTCGGGGGAGAGCTTTGGTCTGCTCGCCCTGTCTGgtcacctccacccctcctctctccgttTTCCGTCTCTCACAGAGAGAAATCATGCAGCCTATAAGACTTACAAGGCTGCGGAGCACCTTGATTGTTTAATGTGTCCCAGCGGCTGCTCGGCGGCGCTCTGTGGAACATCAGATGTTGGGTTGAAGGACGGCAGGGCCCAGACATGGCTGACTGAAGCATGCTGATCCTCAACAGACTGTAATATCATTGTTATTTATTGTGGTACAAAAGGTTGTATAttcatgcttgtgtgtgttgttatttcaatatttggagattaaaatgaaatatcgTCCCTGTTTAATTGATCTTCAGAGACAGTGTCTGATTCGTGCTTTGCAGAACTTCACCATTGACAAAAACCCCGACTGGCGCGTCAGTCCAGACACGCTCCAGCCGCATACCACTAATCCCATCCCAAACCCATTAACCCGTCCCGCACATGTCACCTGCCTCCAACTCGACCCAAAGACTACAAACGTAGACAAAACAGTCTCTGGCCAGGATGAGAAGAGCCTCCCTCCACCGCAGTGTTTTGAGTGGAGGCCAAGCCGCCGGCCGGTTCCCGCGCCCAGAGAAAGGTGTTATTGTTTGGGCTGAGGAGCTGGCTGGGTGCGCCCTGACAGGACCGTCACTTGAGCCTTTAATTGCAGGAGTGTGAAACACTTCTCGGCTCCTTTATGACCACTGTCTGAGCTTCGTGGCCCTGCCGAGGGGCTccagcccacacacacgcaAGGCTGGGCCGCTGAACACGTGAAAGCTTCAGACCGTCGGTAATACCGCCGAGCTTCACtcagacacactcacagaggagctgcaaggctgaaaaaacaaaacaacaccgGAATGTAAAGGTGTGAGCATGATCTTAAACCTGGAGCACACGGAGATGTTATATGGTGTGTTCAATATGAGGCCCGAGACGAGGTGGTGATACGAATACAGCCAAACAGCTCGTTCCCCGTCAGACACCGCTGTCAGTGCCAGTGCATCCCCATCTAGAGAATACTGAAAATCACAACCCTTCTCAGGTCCGAGACCGGTTCAGACTGTTCAAAAGCCTGCAGTTTAACTTTTTCACACTATTTGGCCATCAAATTAAAAACCGGCGAATATTCTTTCAGGTAAATTGTCTCAGCTTGAATTTGTCTGTCACAAGGATCTAAATGTGAGTTTTTCATTGAGACGTGCAGATGAAGGCGGCGCTGTGTCTCTGACAGAGCTCATGGTGTGAACCCGGACAAGCTGAAATATAGACAAGAAACTCAAATAAACTCAATAAAACTGCCTTGAGCACTGCAGAGAAGTGATTTTGTGTGATATGAAAGTCCTTTTCAGAGCCAGTCAAGAGTAATGGTTGAGTTTTGATTGGAGTGGATGAAGCAGAGGAGTTCTGGTATGTGTGGTATGTTTGTGCTGAGAGTACCTGCAGCTCTCAgagcagacctcctcctcctcctcctccccctgctcctcctcctccctgtcagCTGTTACCACAGCTGTTGTTAATGCTGGAGGATCAGCTGCAGCCACAACACTGCTCAAACTGCACATCCACCACCTGTtaacagctgacagcagccaCGGTCCACAAAAGCAAGTCTGGGAGTTCATGAAGTTTGTTTTATGGCAATTGCTTTCCTGTAAAAAAGAAAGCATTGCTCCAGCCATGTGGTCGAAAAACTACAAACAGAACATCttaaacaagacagaaaactaAGCAGAGAGAGTGGAGACCTCAACACTcgatgaggaaaaacacaaatactgcAAGACAAAAACAGCTGCAAAGAATTGATCAAACTCAAAGGTCCACCACAAGAACTATCGGGGCTGGATAAACACAACAGCTGACCGGATCTGAAACCTGACGTCTACATCCCAGGACAGCGTCTACATGCGGCCATCCAGCTAAAACAAACAGATTGTCCCCCAGCAACCACCTCCGATTATCAGTCTGATCAATCTGaaagaaattatttaatttaatgaacAGGGACAGGAATATATTGATGAACagctggacggatggatggacggattcTGTTTAAGCACATCACTGCTTTCAATCTTTGTGTTCTGACCTAAGAGCCTGTAAGCAGGTGTAAACAGTAAATCTGTGGTCGCTGTCTTTGTAAAAGAGGTTGGACTTCGTCTCTGGTTTACTCAGCCTCGGACACCACAGGTCAGAAACTACCAGGAGACTCAGATCATCTGCTGAAGCTACAGAGTCAGCTCCTAGTGATGAAATTTTTTTGCTCTctaaaacaaatcaaagcagTGAAACTGAACCGGAACAGTGTGTATCTGCTGCCACCTTGCTTCAGTGCTGAGGCCAGCAGATTGTCACCAACAGTTTCATGTTCCATGAGTTGAATggtttcattgattttttttttttttttttttttttttttttgttgaatgaaaaattaaaagataAATCTAATTAATTATGTGTGcatctgtcctcctccacacagttacaccacaacaacacaccTCTGAGCAACCACACACCTCCACATACAACTGACCTCtacaaaactgtgtgtgtgtgtgtgtgtgtgtgtgtgtgtgtgtgtgtgtgtgtgtgtgtgtgtgtgtgtgtgtgtgtgtgtgtgtgtgtgtgtgtgtgtgtgtgtgatcatttTAGATCAGATATTGGTACACATATTAACAGCAATTCAAACCAATCAATCAATTGATGTtgagattttattttgtcatttgaaaaaatgtttgtaaGACATTCGACTCAAGTGAGGGATTTAAATATTTACCGAAAAAAAGGAGTTGATGGATTGCTTCCAGGGCATAAGGATTCGATTTGAGCAGAATAATTCTGGGACGGTTCACACACGTGTCAAAACGAACCAGTGGAAACTTCAGAATTCCCATTCCCGTGGTGTTCCGTGAAGGCAGCGCAGCAGTATGGGACCACGTGACCCTTacacaacaggaagtggagagtaCTGACAGAAAGGTAACGCACGCTTCTTTTGACCTCCTGTTACCTGAAccccatatgtgtgtgtgagtgtgtgtgtggactaaAGAGAGACCTGGTCCGGGTCTGCTGAGGGGTTTTCTGAGCTTTATTCCAGATCTGCAGTCTCAGCGTAACAAACAGAAGCAGGTTCCAGCTCCTCATCAGTAAACCAGTCAGCAGGCTCTCTGTGAGTTTGATATTTCCATCAAGCTCAACCAATAATCTGCTTTTATCTGCTACACTCTGTGTTTGAGTCAAACAagctgaggaaaacaaaacaatcaactttttctttaattcaagATACATTGAATCAAATGCAGTTGCTGGAAAATCAATAGTCACAATGTAAAGGAGGGCTGTATGAAGTGTTGAAGTGTGTACAAAGTGAAGTGTAGCTCTCTGTAGTGGACCATTGATCTGTTTCTGACAGTCTGAGCAGGTCAAGGTTCATATCAGACTCACTGCTATTCTAATGAAGGGAAATCTGTTCTACTGCAGTAGAAACTCTGTGAATCACTGGGCTGATTAACAGTGATTCAGTCTTATTTCTATTGCACAGAATACTACACAGTCATTTCATAACAGAGAGAAACCACACAAAACCACCAcaagagcagaggagacgggaagaaacctgcacagccagactcagaggagactttctgcagaaccagactgaatGTCTGTCCCGTCTGGTCGATAGGGGAGAAAGCGACAGAACAGACAGCTGTGATACACTCGGCCTGCATTAAGCTGTGTTCTTGAAGATCCTCTGTGCTGTTCAACACTCTGCAGGCGGCTCTCGAACCCGGGCTCCCAGGATGGCCGACCTGCAGCTGAGTGCAGACGAGGAGATGGTGGAGAGGCTCCTGGACGCTGCGGCCAGAGGAGACCTGGGTCAGGTGTCCTCCGTGCTGTCCCGCGCCCCCTCGCTCATCGACCGGACGGGGAGCCGCGGCTGGACGGCGCTGATGTTTGGAGCTCGTAACGGACACTACGACGtggtgaaggagctgctggaccgCGGGTACGAGCGCTCCGCTCAGCTTCCTGTCTTTCACTGGctaaattacattttctgatCGCTTCCTGACTGCAGAAGCTCGGTTCTGACACTTGAGATGGAGCTAGTGACACTGAGTTTCCACTATTTCATCTCCAAGTTGTGACAGGTTCTCAGTCAACGCCTCTTCGCAGACCGCCTATGATATTTCCAAGTTCTGGGGCCACGGACacgtctgcaggctgctgggCCGGACAGACGCTCCCGGAGAGAACTACTTCGGCAGGGAGACGCTGGACCGGCTCAGCGCGAGGAGGACCGACCAGGCGTGGCTGGAGGCCAGGCGGACGGCGGCCGACACCGTCTACCTGCTGTTCTCCAAGCTCAGCCCCATGGTCAGCACGTCCTGCAGGCGGCAGGGAGGGCAGGTGGGCGAACACACTCCGATCAACACGCTCAAAGAGTGTTCAGTGAAAGCAGGAAGTACACAGACCGCTTTCCATAGTATCTACCGATAGAtactggcttttttttcctctcaaagcTGATTTTTTCTTGCCTCCTGGTTTGGAATGAACTCTCACTGTGAGGCTTAGCTGGATGTTTTTGATTTGACTTTtctaaaaaaacaatgaaaaataagaaaattacTCCAAATGAAGTCgctgtttatttttaacattttgaatCAAACTGTGTAAAACCTCTGCAGCACAATAGGTGGACTGAATGAGTGTTTCAGGATAGCCTGCTCTGCTGTTTCACTGTTTAATGAGTGTATTCATGACTtcctgccttcacacacacttcttcactaAAACTCAGCCGCCTCCACTGAATGAATCCACTGGTTTGAGCCTGTCCTCGTGGCTTCTTTCATTCCATGTATTGAACGAAGACGTCTTGGTTTCTCCCTCACGTCACCGATTGGTGGCGTCCCTCTACCTGTGGTTAAAGTTACATGATCAGATGTTCTGAGcggcccctccctccctgccgcGACGAGGCCAGGCTTCATAACCATCGCCAGTGTTTGTGACTGTTTCAGCCGGAGCTGCGGCTGTGTCGACTGGGACACGACGCCGTGAAGCCTCTGCTCCAGAAACCGTCCACTGTGCTCGTCTTTCTGGGAGTGGAGAGGaccgaccccccctccccctcctgccaGGCGGACGAGGCTCCCCGGGACCCTCCGGCCTGGTTTGCCGTCGGCACGGAGGAAGACGCCGACGAGTTTCTGGCAGGTGGCGGAGAAGAGAAGCGCCTGTTTCCGCGGTCGTCCCACCGAGACCTGCTGACGCTGAGCGAGGACGAAGCTggtgaggctcctcccccttcccctccccctccccctcctcccggtCTGGACCGTGTTCCctgtccccccctcctccaggagTGGTGGCCCAGGCCCGCTCCGTCCTGGCCTGGCACAACCGCTACAGCTTCTGCTCCACCTGCGGCGGCGGCACCCGCCTGGAGGACGGAGGATACAAGAGGAGCTGCCTGAACGCCGAGTGCCCGAGCCTCCGGGGGGTCCACAACACCTGCTACCCCCGAGTCGGTACgacgccacacacacatcacatttaCCAGATCTGGAATCTCAGTCCAGTTCAAACCAAATCTTGGAGTTATTCCTTCTCactcagtgtaaaaaaaaaaaaaaaaaaaaacctcggaCACACAAACGGACAGACGTGTTCCTGAGCGCCGGACTCTGCAGGCGTCTGGTtgagtgatgaggaggaaaagccgctggctgtgtgtgtttcagacccGGTGGTCATCATGCTGGTGATCCATCCTGACGGACAGCAGTGCTTACTGGGGAGGAAGAAGATGTTTCCTGCTGGGATGTTCTCCTGCTTGGCTGGATTCGTTGAGCCGGGTACGTTTATATGAGGTGAAAGGtttctgaccctgaccctaagtctgaccctgaccccgaccctgcAGGGGAGACCCTGGAGGAGGCTGTGCGGAGGGAGACTCAGGAGGAGAGCGGGGTGAAGGTGGGTCGGGTCCAGTACGTGTCCTGCCAGCCCTGGCCCATGCCCTCCAGCCTCATGATCGGCTGCCTCGCCGTCGCTGTAACGACAGACATCCGAGTGGATGAGAACGAGATCGAGGAGGCCCGCTGGTTCTCCAGGCAGCAGGTGTCTCAGACGCCCTCATTTCCAGctgagtagagtagagcagagtgCTGACGGCcgctgcttcctgctgtgtCCAGGTGATGGACTCTCTCCTGGACGGAGCCCAGCGCGTCCTCACCGTTCCTCCCAGACAGACCATCGCTCACCAGCTCATCAAACACTGGATTGGGATGAACGCCAACCTGTAGCACGAACCTGAAGCTGCAGGTCGAACCGCCACACTCAGCAGACCGGGACTGGGAACTCGGATCGGGGTTCCCCTCCGCCCGACTCAGAGAGCGGCAGCAGATCCCGGCTGGAGGCTCCAGAGATTCCGAGAGAACAGTGATTTTAATGGTGCTGaaagtctctgtttcagctttattctgtttttatccaACATGTCCATCAGTTTCGTGAAGCTCAGGTTGAATCTGATCTTCACAATGTTTAATGTGCAAGTCTCCGAGATGAAGTTCAACCAGTCATTAGATCATGTCACAGCTTACACTctggagtgttttctgtttccattatGAAGATACAGTCCTGAATGATCAGGGAAGTGTTTTAAAGCTAAACTGGAGTTAAAGTTAagaaccccaaacacacactcctctagCTGAGAGTCCTGCTGAGTGTGTTTCATATTCTCATCTCTGTTGTTATTCATAATACCAGctgtttagttaaaaaaaactattccatgctaatttctttattttcaggacAATAAATCACAACTTGTTTGACAttccatttaattttttaatcataaagcGACATGTATAAAGATATGGAGCCACTAGATGACCACAAAGCTGCTACAGGACCACAGAAAATCCTCCACTACCACTGAGTTTCCAAAGATAAATGTCTAAAAGAAGGAGAACAGATCCAAAAACAAAGATGCTTCTGagcagaaaaatatttttttttaaagtctccaAAAAGGAAGTCTTTGTGAGTAACTGGAATTACTGGAGTCTGTTCTGACACTGGACAGAGTTTGAGCGCCGCGGCTCCGGACAgacagtctggtcttcagtggaCGTCTGGTCTGTCGCTCTGCTCTGGGTTCCTGTAGTCGGCCTCACAGACCAGGTCCGAGccgtccgtctgtcctctcAGGAGGACGGAGCTCATCAGATAGTCGGAGCTGCAGATCACCTGGTACCCAGCGGGCAGATGGGCCGGCTCTACCCGGCCCTCCCCGGGGGTCTGGGCCCAATGGGGGTCCGGTTTGTGTCCCGGGCGGCTGGCGGTCAGCGCCGGGTCCTCCAGCAGACGGGAGCTGGGACTCACCACGATGAGGCTCCCAGTCACCTGGAAGCCCCTGAGGTCCAGGATCTTCCTCTCGGTCAGCTTCTGCTGGAGGCGACAGGACGTGATGCGTTTTGTTGGAGATTCTTCTTTGAAGGTTTCTGAAAACTGGGACAAGCTGCCTGACCTGAGAGGCGGGGTCCTCCGGCCAGCGGCACGACGTGCTGTCCCGAGGGTCGGAGACGGGCGGGAAGCAGTACGACTTGTACCTGCAGGACCAATTCAGAGGGTGAAGAGACGGGAGCAGTACTCCGCTCACATCCTCTCAGGTTTAGATCTTAGGTCTTAGTTTTAGTCCAAACTATCAGCTCCACCGCACAATCAGCATTCCTGCAAGTGCACGTTTTGGGCTGGAGAATCAACAATCAGACTAAAACTCCAGCTTTCATTTCACATGAGCTGAGCTGGAACCACAGA contains:
- the LOC115385724 gene encoding peroxisomal NADH pyrophosphatase NUDT12-like; translated protein: MADLQLSADEEMVERLLDAAARGDLGQVSSVLSRAPSLIDRTGSRGWTALMFGARNGHYDVVKELLDRGCDRFSVNASSQTAYDISKFWGHGHVCRLLGRTDAPGENYFGRETLDRLSARRTDQAWLEARRTAADTVYLLFSKLSPMVSTSCRRQGGQPELRLCRLGHDAVKPLLQKPSTVLVFLGVERTDPPSPSCQADEAPRDPPAWFAVGTEEDADEFLAGGGEEKRLFPRSSHRDLLTLSEDEAGVVAQARSVLAWHNRYSFCSTCGGGTRLEDGGYKRSCLNAECPSLRGVHNTCYPRVDPVVIMLVIHPDGQQCLLGRKKMFPAGMFSCLAGFVEPGETLEEAVRRETQEESGVKVGRVQYVSCQPWPMPSSLMIGCLAVAVTTDIRVDENEIEEARWFSRQQVMDSLLDGAQRVLTVPPRQTIAHQLIKHWIGMNANL